The following proteins are encoded in a genomic region of Hemibagrus wyckioides isolate EC202008001 linkage group LG29, SWU_Hwy_1.0, whole genome shotgun sequence:
- the LOC131348854 gene encoding trichohyalin-like — protein MDVFEFSDVFRMLEMMRDPPHAPLMPPDSSSVTRMVPQSELLLQEQLVKQTRCTVRKPRTSSRTRLQETKNIIKNQTPGNQEHHQEPDSRKPRTSSRTRLQETKNIIKNQTPGRGEHHQEPDSRKRRTSSGTRLHETKNIIKNQTPGNKGHHQEPDSRKPRTSSGARLQETKNIIKNQTPGRGEHHQESDSMKPKTSSRSRLQETKDIIRNQTPERGEHHQEPDSRKRRTSSGTRLQKEENIIKNQTPERGEHHQEPDSRKRKTSSRTRLQKEENIIRNQTTERGEHHQEPDSRKRRTSSGTRLQETKDIIKNQRNTITCTYR, from the exons ATGGACGTCTTTGAGTTTTCGGACGTCTTCAGGATGTTGGAAATGATGCGAG ATCCTCCTCATGCTCCCCTGATGCCTCCAGACTCCAGCAGTGTGACACGTATGGTTCCTCAGAGTGAACTTCTCCTTCAGGAGCAGCTTGTGAAGCAGACGAGATGTACGGTGAG GAAACCAAGAACATCATCAAGAACCAGACTCCAGGAAACCAAGAACATCATCAAGAACCAGACTCCAGGAAACCAAGAACATCATCAAGAACCAGACTCCAGGAAACCAAGAACATCATCAAGAACCAGACTCCAGGAAACCAAGAACATCATCAAGAACCAGACTCCAGGAAGAGGAGAACATCATCAAGAACCAGACTCCAGGAAGAGGAGAACATCATCAGGAACCAGACTCCATGAAACCAAAAACATCATCAAGAACCAGACTCCAGGAAACAAAGGACATCATCAGGAACCAGACTCCAGGAAACCAAGAACATCATCAGGAGCCAGACTCCAGGAAACCAAGAACATCATCAAGAACCAGACTCCAGGAAGAGGAGAACATCATCAGGAATCAGACTCCATGAAACCAAAAACATCATCAAGAAGCAGACTCCAGGAAACCAAGGACATCATCAGGAACCAGACTCCAGAAAGAGGAGAACATCATCAAGAACCAGACTCCAGAAAGAGGAGAACATCATCAGGAACCAGACTCCAGAAAGAGGAGAACATCATCAAGAACCAGACTCCAGAAAGAGGAGAACATCATCAGGAACCAGACTCCAGAAAGAGGAAAACATCATCAAGAACCAGACTCCAGAAAGAGGAGAACATCATCAGGAACCAGACTACAGAAAGAGGAGAACATCATCAAGAACCAGACTCCAGAAAGAGGAGAACATCATCAGGAACCAGACTCCAGGAAACCAAGGACATCATCAAGAACCAGAGAAACACAATAACCTGTACATACAGgtga